ccaacgaaattcaaaataattaaaatctccCAATATTCTTCCTATATAATAGTtaagtacttattaaaataatgttagtaaaaatacgccatataaaattaaattaatacacaTAATGCTAAGATATAGAAAACGTTCCCGATATTTTGTACTGGCAAACAATTGTATGGTTCCATAGCACATAAGGCCATAATCATAAtccatataaatattgtaagtacACTTAATATAATACTTCGttcatatataaataaagacgttgttaataatataattacttttcCTACTTAATAACTAAAAGTTTGTTAGTAATACcaccattttcaattttaataataactaagCTACGgacattataaaaacaaattattttgtattgttatacaatatgaaattcaataaattatgctGAAGCATAGAATCAgcatataaaaattaagaaatagaCAAGAAAATCTATGGTTCTTGCGGCCAACAGACAATAAAGACCATTACATTATCTTCCTGGTCAAACACTATTAATATACGACATACGACGTCCGTTAAAACACCATATTTTATATTCCCATCACCATAGAACATCCTATAatgacaaaatacataattgagtATACAGGATGTAAAATAACCCAGACAAAAATAATCTTCCTATacttttactaatatttttgtttaaaaaaatctatcaacgTACAGCAAGGCTAGGTTCGAATACATCCTGTatactcataaaaaatatgaacctGAACTTACTGTCAATTTCGTAGTTTCGTAACATGTCGCTTACCACCTTCCGCCTCTTATTACTCACATCTAGAACATTCAAGTTGTTACGttaaacataaattacaaataataacaattaaacagTTTTTCAAGTAATTATACAGTTCAAAATAAGAAAGTGATCATAGTTTTACAAGAACATTACATCCACAGTATGTAAAATCGTCGAAAATCTGTAAAAAGTTGAGTAAATTTGGCATCGTGGGCGGAAATTTAGACCTTCGCTGGGAAACTTTTGCATATTAGAAAGATTCGGCACCGATGTTCATGATGGTAGACAAAATAAACCATCTTATCTAAGCCACTGACTCAAAACCTCTTTATTTCGTGCAATGGACGATTAGATCTAATAGGCCAGCTACTTTGGGGGACTACTGATTTTGAAACTTGCTGGCATCTATGGGCGAGTAGTAGCAGCTGGTCTCATCGAACTCCGACACTGTCGCGTGCGGGGCTACTGCCATATACAATGCATAATGTTCAGCATCAGTCAGATCCAGGTCGTCCTGTAACTTCTTGAACTGAGAAGCGTCTAAAGCTAGAACACTTTCAGCTACGAGTATAGTACCACCATCTGTCGGTGGCAAGGGAGCCAGGCTGGCCGGACGACGTAAAGAGGATTGAGAAGTAGACTTCTCATTGTCATCCCCGTGGAGAGAAATGTGAGTGATACTGTCCGCGTAACTTAGGCCAGTACCAGACGCGTTGTCTTTCAGAGAAGTGTGAGATACTGAGGACTTGAACTTGGATGGACGGACGCCTGATACACTACTGACTGAGCGGCCTACGGGCTTAGATTTGGCCTCTTTCCTGCCCTCAGACTTGACACTAGGAGCAGGAGATTTCTCCTTTCTCCTGAAGAGACGGGAGAAGAACGAACGTTTCTTAACCGGGGGTAAGGCCGGCTCGCTTTTAGCGACCGTCATTTCAGAGTTGAGTTTCAAATGATCGAGGTTGCGAGTGAGGGGTATTTGACGGCCAGGTTTCAAGATACTGTCGACGGAAGTCTGACTGGTTTTGAAGGGTTCAGTAGAGGTGGCCTTGCGGACACGTTTAGGGGGAAGTGGTGGGGCACGTTCGTCGTCTGTGTCGCGCTTTAGAGGACTAAACTCGATGATGGGGCCGCGGTACGTTTGGACTTGTACATCTTCGTAAGACATGGGGTCAGGCTCAGAGATCTCTACGGGGTTTTTGAACGCGAGTTGTAGACTAGTGTAAGTGCCGGCATCGTTAAAATCTTCGATCTCCTCGCTATCGTTGTTGAGGGAGGTGATGTTCTCAAGCCGGGTGCGGTTCTCTGAGTATATCTCGTCTAGCTCGGCGACCTGGTCGAGGAGTTCGTTGAGGCTTTTCTCGTTAGTGTCGATGATTTCGACGTCGGCGGTGGGTATGTTGCCGTTGACGTCGGGAACGTCGGGCACGTCGGGCACGATGGTGACGTCGCCCGGGGCGGAGTCGGAGGCGTCGGAGGGAGTGGCGCTGTCGGTGGAGGAGGAGACGGGCTCGGGCTTGGTGTTGTTGTTGGGGTCGGGGCGGAGGAGGAGGGAGAAGAGGGACAGGTCGGGGCTGGGCTTGCGGGCGGTACCTGTGAACTCGGGGATGTACTCGAACGGCAGGGAGTTGCTGCGGGCGTTGTCGGAGAGACGCTTCAGCTGGAAGTGGACCTGGAAGGGTGACATGAATGTCAGAATTCTAAATAGCAAAAGGGCAAAAAATCTCTCGGAAAAAAATGGGATACCTAAGTACATTATGTTCAATACATGTGTTATTTAACAGACACTGAAACGCACTACAACATTAGTACGCGTGAGTTTACGCTGTTATTAGTTTATAGGAAA
This genomic window from Helicoverpa armigera isolate CAAS_96S chromosome 13, ASM3070526v1, whole genome shotgun sequence contains:
- the Dl gene encoding embryonic polarity protein dorsal isoform X1 encodes the protein MSEFKRVINNIVDYLESAIRIGGPQNDEQLNISDVFEAITLADPSFGAGAGAGIDESMARRDQPYVEIVEQPASKALRFRYECEGRSAGSIPGVNSTSDNKTYPTIRICGFTGQVVIVVSCVTKDEPYRAHPHNLVGRERCERGVCTIPTLITKETCEYQFKNLGIQCVKRRDIAEALTVREKLRVDPFRKNFDHKNHPQSIDLNAVRLCFQVFLPDDSGRLRRPLAPVVSDVIYDKKAMSDLLIMRSSHCSGTARGGTQVILLCEKVTREDIEVVFYQEENGIVVWEEMAIRILVHKQVAIAFETPAYKYPNTTDHVHVHFQLKRLSDNARSNSLPFEYIPEFTGTARKPSPDLSLFSLLLRPDPNNNTKPEPVSSSTDSATPSDASDSAPGDVTIVPDVPDVPDVNGNIPTADVEIIDTNEKSLNELLDQVAELDEIYSENRTRLENITSLNNDSEEIEDFNDAGTYTSLQLAFKNPVEISEPDPMSYEDVQVQTYRGPIIEFSPLKRDTDDERAPPLPPKRVRKATSTEPFKTSQTSVDSILKPGRQIPLTRNLDHLKLNSEMTVAKSEPALPPVKKRSFFSRLFRRKEKSPAPSVKSEGRKEAKSKPVGRSVSSVSGVRPSKFKSSVSHTSLKDNASGTGLSYADSITHISLHGDDNEKSTSQSSLRRPASLAPLPPTDGGTILVAESVLALDASQFKKLQDDLDLTDAEHYALYMAVAPHATVSEFDETSCYYSPIDASKFQNQ
- the Dl gene encoding embryonic polarity protein dorsal isoform X2, translating into MDIGGESAIRIGGPQNDEQLNISDVFEAITLADPSFGAGAGAGIDESMARRDQPYVEIVEQPASKALRFRYECEGRSAGSIPGVNSTSDNKTYPTIRICGFTGQVVIVVSCVTKDEPYRAHPHNLVGRERCERGVCTIPTLITKETCEYQFKNLGIQCVKRRDIAEALTVREKLRVDPFRKNFDHKNHPQSIDLNAVRLCFQVFLPDDSGRLRRPLAPVVSDVIYDKKAMSDLLIMRSSHCSGTARGGTQVILLCEKVTREDIEVVFYQEENGIVVWEEMAIRILVHKQVAIAFETPAYKYPNTTDHVHVHFQLKRLSDNARSNSLPFEYIPEFTGTARKPSPDLSLFSLLLRPDPNNNTKPEPVSSSTDSATPSDASDSAPGDVTIVPDVPDVPDVNGNIPTADVEIIDTNEKSLNELLDQVAELDEIYSENRTRLENITSLNNDSEEIEDFNDAGTYTSLQLAFKNPVEISEPDPMSYEDVQVQTYRGPIIEFSPLKRDTDDERAPPLPPKRVRKATSTEPFKTSQTSVDSILKPGRQIPLTRNLDHLKLNSEMTVAKSEPALPPVKKRSFFSRLFRRKEKSPAPSVKSEGRKEAKSKPVGRSVSSVSGVRPSKFKSSVSHTSLKDNASGTGLSYADSITHISLHGDDNEKSTSQSSLRRPASLAPLPPTDGGTILVAESVLALDASQFKKLQDDLDLTDAEHYALYMAVAPHATVSEFDETSCYYSPIDASKFQNQ
- the Dl gene encoding embryonic polarity protein dorsal isoform X3; the protein is MARRDQPYVEIVEQPASKALRFRYECEGRSAGSIPGVNSTSDNKTYPTIRICGFTGQVVIVVSCVTKDEPYRAHPHNLVGRERCERGVCTIPTLITKETCEYQFKNLGIQCVKRRDIAEALTVREKLRVDPFRKNFDHKNHPQSIDLNAVRLCFQVFLPDDSGRLRRPLAPVVSDVIYDKKAMSDLLIMRSSHCSGTARGGTQVILLCEKVTREDIEVVFYQEENGIVVWEEMAIRILVHKQVAIAFETPAYKYPNTTDHVHVHFQLKRLSDNARSNSLPFEYIPEFTGTARKPSPDLSLFSLLLRPDPNNNTKPEPVSSSTDSATPSDASDSAPGDVTIVPDVPDVPDVNGNIPTADVEIIDTNEKSLNELLDQVAELDEIYSENRTRLENITSLNNDSEEIEDFNDAGTYTSLQLAFKNPVEISEPDPMSYEDVQVQTYRGPIIEFSPLKRDTDDERAPPLPPKRVRKATSTEPFKTSQTSVDSILKPGRQIPLTRNLDHLKLNSEMTVAKSEPALPPVKKRSFFSRLFRRKEKSPAPSVKSEGRKEAKSKPVGRSVSSVSGVRPSKFKSSVSHTSLKDNASGTGLSYADSITHISLHGDDNEKSTSQSSLRRPASLAPLPPTDGGTILVAESVLALDASQFKKLQDDLDLTDAEHYALYMAVAPHATVSEFDETSCYYSPIDASKFQNQ